The sequence below is a genomic window from Natronorubrum halophilum.
ATGACGACGCCGATGACGAACATGAATCCGAGGACCATCGTGATCCCCATGATCAACTGGTAGTCGAGTTGCTGGATCGCCTCGACGAACAGCCGTCCGATCCCGTTGATGGCGAAGACGGTTTCGACCAGAACGGCACCGCCGAGCGCCGTCGACAGGTTGAGTCCAACGATAGTGATGATCGGTAGCTGGGCCGACCGGAACGCGTGCTTCCGGAGGATCGTCCGCTCGGGCACGCCGTAGGCGCGGGCGAGTTTGACGTACTCCTCCTGTAACGACTCGATCATCTGCGTTCGCTCGACCCGCATCAACGTCGCCATCTGGAGCGTTCCCAGCGCGATCATCGGTAACAGCAGGTGTCTGATCGACGCGACCCAGTGCTCGAGGTGGCCGCCGTGGCCGGCCGCTTCGGGCGGTTGCCACGGGTAGACCAGCCCCGCCGATGGGAGGACGCCGAGCCTGACCGCGAAGACGATGATCAGCATGATTCCGATCCAGAACGAGGGCGTGCTGACGCCGATCAGCGCGACGATCCGCGAGATGTGGTCGGTCGGTTCGTTTCGCCGCTTGGCCGCGATGACGCCCAGCGGGATCGCTGTCGCGAGCGCGAAGAGGTACGCCGACAGCACCAACAGCAGCGTCGGTCCGACCCGTTCGAGCATCAGTTCGGAGACGGGCCGCCTGCGGTGGATGCTGTAGCCCAGATCGCCCTGGACGAGCCCGGTCATGTAGTTCCAGTAGCGGACGTGCAGCGGCTGGTCGAGCCCGTAGCGCTGTTCGATCGTCCTGATGAGTTGCTCGTCGACTTGCTGGCCCTGTAACATGAGCCGGACGGGATCGCCGGGAGCGAGGTTCGCCAGCACGAACGTGATGACGGAGATCCCGATCAGGACGGGGATCGCCTGTAACAGCCGGTAGATCGTGTATCGGAGCAGCCCCATTCGTATCAGATGTGTGTTGTCGATCGTCGGTCGTCAGCCTCGCCTCGAGTCGGTCGTCGTGGCGTCCACACCACGGGATCACTCCTCGAGGGTAACGTTGTTCTCGCCGGAGACGAGTTGCGGGTTGTACGCGACGTTCGGATGCGGCTGCATGTCGGTGACGTAGTCCTGAGTCGCGATCGTGTTGTGTTCGGAGTAGGCGGCCATAACGGGGAGTTCCTCGACGATTTCGTCGATGGCGCTGACGTAGAGTTCGCGCCGCTCGTCCTGGTCGGCCGTCTGCCGAGCCTCGGCGATGTTGTCGTGGAAATCGCCGCTCCCCTCGTAGAAGTGGCCCTGCGTGACGCCGGCGTTGTCCTCGTGAAAGAGGTTGTAGAGGTAGACGTCCGGGTCGGGCCCCCCCGTCCAGCCGAGGATGTACATCTCGTAGTCGTCCGCGCTGCCCGAGATGTAAGTGTCCGTAAGTGTCGCGAAATCGAGGCTCTGGACCTCGGCGTCGTAGCCCAGTTCGTCCAGCCGCGAGGCGATCAGTTCGCCGAGGGCGATTCGGACGTCGTCCGGCGGGACGATGATGGTCGGATTCCAGGAGTCCGGATCGTCCAGTCCCGATTCGAGGAGCGATTCGGCCTCGTCCGGATCGTACTCCGGCGTGGCCTCCGCCCACTCGTCCGTCGGGAAATCCCAGCCGAGTTCGTCGACGATCGGCGGAACCGGCGAGTTCATCGGGGTTGCGCTGTCGCCGAGGTTCGATGAAACGAACTCGCTCATCGAGAACGAGTGCGCGATTCCCCGTCGAACCTCGGGACTGGTCGTCTCCCCCTCGTTGCAGTTGAACGCGACGTACTGGTAGGACGGACTCCTGGTGCGGTGGACCTCGATCCCCTCCTCGCCGTCGATCTGGTCCCAGTCCGCCGGCGGAACGGTCGCGATCGCGTCCGTATCGCCCGCGAGGATCTGTGAGACCCGCCCCGCGTCGTCTTCGGCCGCTTCGAACCGGATCGACTCGAGTTCCGGCTGTGGCTCACCCCAGTAGTCGTCCCAGGCCTCGAGTTCGACGTACTCGTCGGAGGTCCAGTCCTGGAAGGTGAACGGACCGGAGCCGACGGGATCCCGGTTGTAGCTCTCGCGGTCGTCGGTTCGAACCGACTGGTTGACGACGTATCCCGCCACCGTGAGCGTTTCGAACGGCCCGTAGGGATGATCGAGGTCGAACTGTACCGTCCGTTCGTCGACGGCTTCGGTCCCGTCGACGTCGATGAAGTCGTACTCCGGACGGTTGTCGGTGTCCTCCTCGATCGGCGCGGTAAACGAGTGGACGACGTCCTCGGCGGTGACGGGATCGCCGTTGTGAAACTCCGCGCCCTCGA
It includes:
- a CDS encoding ABC transporter permease, with the translated sequence MGLLRYTIYRLLQAIPVLIGISVITFVLANLAPGDPVRLMLQGQQVDEQLIRTIEQRYGLDQPLHVRYWNYMTGLVQGDLGYSIHRRRPVSELMLERVGPTLLLVLSAYLFALATAIPLGVIAAKRRNEPTDHISRIVALIGVSTPSFWIGIMLIIVFAVRLGVLPSAGLVYPWQPPEAAGHGGHLEHWVASIRHLLLPMIALGTLQMATLMRVERTQMIESLQEEYVKLARAYGVPERTILRKHAFRSAQLPIITIVGLNLSTALGGAVLVETVFAINGIGRLFVEAIQQLDYQLIMGITMVLGFMFVIGVVITDISYAYIDPRVTYGERE
- a CDS encoding ABC transporter substrate-binding protein; amino-acid sequence: MVHDQFTATRRRVLASGAAVSAAMVAGCIGGDGGPGDGGLLYTQEVNPEGDFDPVVSNDAYSSQVIHQVYDGLYEYDYELELQPKIAAGEPEEERDGERYIVEIVEGAEFHNGDPVTAEDVVHSFTAPIEEDTDNRPEYDFIDVDGTEAVDERTVQFDLDHPYGPFETLTVAGYVVNQSVRTDDRESYNRDPVGSGPFTFQDWTSDEYVELEAWDDYWGEPQPELESIRFEAAEDDAGRVSQILAGDTDAIATVPPADWDQIDGEEGIEVHRTRSPSYQYVAFNCNEGETTSPEVRRGIAHSFSMSEFVSSNLGDSATPMNSPVPPIVDELGWDFPTDEWAEATPEYDPDEAESLLESGLDDPDSWNPTIIVPPDDVRIALGELIASRLDELGYDAEVQSLDFATLTDTYISGSADDYEMYILGWTGGPDPDVYLYNLFHEDNAGVTQGHFYEGSGDFHDNIAEARQTADQDERRELYVSAIDEIVEELPVMAAYSEHNTIATQDYVTDMQPHPNVAYNPQLVSGENNVTLEE